The genome window tgggagtggtggtagcATCTGTAGTAGGAGAATTGGAAGTCATTGTGGAGACGATGAAGGACTCGAAtcagaagagagagagagagagagcagggCATGAatggagagaaaagggaagccgagaataaaaagaaggtGATGACGTCCCGCACATGTGATTTTCCGGCGGTGCCTGAATTGGGACGGATTCGGTTTTCTTCATGTCAAACTCGGTTATTTTTGGCTCAAaccttcttttattttctcctttctcttatGATTCTGCTTTGACGTgaactccttcttcttctctttgctttcccgGCTTCTTACATGATTTCCGTCGTCTAAGTACAGCATGCTCCGCCGTCGTGtggccaaggacaaggacgGTGCGTCCGCATCGCCGTCCCCGTCCGACTCCCGCGACATCCCCGACTCGACTGCGTCGGCGCAGAAGAAACCCAAAGGAGAGTCGTTTGTCACCAAACCTCGGAGTAAACGGCGCAATGGTCTTATCTTCGTCCTGGGTGGCTTGTTTGGTGTCCTCGTGGCCGTCCTCTTCGCCAACCAGCAGGATGTGATTAGTCTGGATAGCATAATGGATCTGAACTTGGAGTCGTTGATGGATGTTATGCCTCAGGGATTGCTCTCGGATGTCAGGGAATTCACGGTACGACCCAATTGCTCATGAAACGACTTGGATATATCAATAGGACACACCGTATACTGACACCCCGCGCAGCAACATGAACGCGACACCGTCAACTACGACTCCTTCTCCGTCGGTCTGCACCTCCAAGCCGAAGGCGTCCACGCCAAACACCCCATTGTCATGATCCCCGGCGTCATCTCGACCGGCCTCGAGAGCTGGGGCACCGACGCAAACTCCCGCCAGTACTTCCGTCGCAGACTCTGGGGTAGTTGGAGTATGATGCGCGCACTGGTCCTCGACAAGACCGAATGGAAGAACCACATTATGCTAGACAAGGAAACCGGCCTGGATCCCCCCGGCATCAAGCTCCGCGCCGCGCAGGGCTTTGACGCTaccgacttcttcatcaccggCTACTGGATCTGGAACAAGATCCTCGAGAACCTCGCAACGATCGGCTACGACCCGACCAACGCCTTCACCGCCGCCTACGACTGGCGCCTCTCGTACCCCAACCTCGAGCGCCGCGACCAGTACTTCAGCCGACTGAAATCCTACATCGAGACCGCCGTCCAGGTCGGCGGCGAGAAAGTCACCCTCGCGTCACACAGCATGGGCTCACAGGTGGTCCTGTACTTCCTCAAATGGGTCGAGCACCCGGACCACGGCGCCGGCGGCCGCGACTGGGTCAACAACCACATCGCCAACTGGATCAACATCAGCGGATGCATGCTGGGCGCCGTGAAGGGCCTAACGGCCGTCCTCTCCGGCGAGATGCGCGACACCGCCCAACTCAACGCCTTCGCCGTCTACGGGCTCGAAAAGTTCCTCTCCAAGGAAGAACGCGCCGAGATCTTCCGCGCCATGCCCGGCATCAGCAGCATGCTTCCCAAGGGCGGCGAAGCCGTCTGGGGCAATGCAACCTGGGCCCCGGATGACCTGCCCGACCAGTCCCAGTCCTTCGGCACCGTGCTCAACTTCCGCGAAACCAACTCCTCCCACACCAGCAAGAACATGACCGTCACCGAAAGTCTCAACTACCTCTTCGACGAATCCGAGTCCTGGTACCGCGACCAGGTGCTCAGCAGCTACTCCCACGGCGTGGCTCACACAGCCCGCGAAGTCGAAGAGAACGAAAACAACCCCCGCACATGGCTCAACCCCCTCGAAGCCCGGCTCCCGCTCGCCCCGGACCTTAAAATCTACTGCTTCTACGGCGTCGGAAAACCCACCGAGCggagctactactaccaggAAGAACGTGACCCCTTGGTCAACCTAAACGTCAGCATCGACACGACAGTAACCAACAACGACGGCGTCGATCACGGCGTCCTCATGGGCGAGGGCGACGGCACCGTCAATCTCCTGAGCACGGGCTACATGTGCGCCAAGGGCTGGCGCATGAAACGGTACAACCCTGCCGGGGTACAAGTCAAGGTCTTTGAGATGCCGCATGAACCGGATCGCTTCTCGCCCCGTGGTGGTCCGAATACAGGTATGCCCCAAAAACCCCCCTTAGCATCTCCCTTTCCACCCTTCCGGAGAATTATTTCTGATATGAGAGAGTATATAGGCGACCACGTCGACATCCTCGGCCGCGCATCCCTCAatgacctcatcctccgcgtAGCAGGCGGCCAAGGAGACCAGATCGAAGAGACGTTCGTCTCGCGGATTAAGGAGTACGCGGATCGGGTACAGGtttttgatgatgaatgaatgagataGATGTATTGTAATGTGAGTAGAGGGcgttttatttttcttcttcttttcttttccttgactTTATCGGGGATTACATACCTATTATTACATAGTAcctactatactatactatactatataccTATGTTATATGtgtgagatggtggtggtgatggggtatGTTAGGTTCAATATAGATAGAGTTGTGAATCTTATGACTGTCAACTTGTTTGTGTATCCTTTTATTTGTTTTAACAGGGGTTGAGTTGTAATCTGTCTTATCTGGGGAGGTTGTTTATGATATTAGTAAACATTATTTATTCAGTTGTGTCTTGTGGAGTGACTAGGTTGTGATTAATTCTGCGTGGGATAacattaatcaatcaatcaatcttaCATGTGATCTGATTTCGAATTATCTTTATCGCAAGACTAACATGGTAGAGACAGATAAGatagtaatttaatataatatagtggTTTACTTCTAAGCTACATACGGCTAgactgaagaaaagaagaaaaaagggcAAATACTTCCAATAGGAGCATAGTAGTCATTCAAGAAGTTCCCTGAGAGACATGAAATGTATACAGTAGAAACAAGaggaaaatagaataaaacaTATATGATACAAGCATTCATAAATCATAACGCTACctgattataattaagaataggTCTTGCTAATGGATACTTTCGTCCATCCAATCAAACCACCCCTTCCCTTATCCCGTCACACGCAGCCGCAGCTATTAATGAATTAGGTCATAGGAGCGAGCGGGCGGTAAAGTAGAGAAATGGTTCTCTTGCATCGATTGATACCAGAAAACCACACAACCTAGGGGACACAGGAGGTAGAGTAGTCCCGTGCGAACGGAATTAATTAAAAGGTGTAGGATATGATGGGGTGGGTGACATGTTTCCATAGCAAAGCGAATCAACAAAATCCAGGCACACGTGTTGTTCGGGAAAGATGCCTCCGTCAACATCTATATTCCCGCGTCCCCTTCCTCGTGGGTGCGTGCGTCGGGCTTCATTTCGGCTTCGTTCCCCTTTGCGGAGAATGAGCAGCCCGTGTGAGCACGGCCCTCCGTATAACAAACAATAAAAGTCTCTGGTGCGCAAACGAGACCGTAATACAAAGGTTCATCATAACCCCTCTGTCTATATGCCAATGCAATGGtcattaaaataaaaaaaagcatTGAATCCCTTGAAAGCACAGCGAATGAGGTGCAAGCAAGTTGGGCGCCTCAATCAACTTTTTCTTCATTGAGTTCCCAATCCCAGGCGCCAGTGGTGTGAGCGATCGACACGAAGATAAAATATGTACCTGGCCgagcaaaagaagatgaaggtaaAAAGCTCGACCAGCTGGTGAAAAGCGAAAGACTAAAGTAGGAAGTAAGCGAGTGTGGTCGTCCTGGTTTGTCCAGGCGAGATGTAGAAAGCGAATGTCTCCAACGAGGGCATCAGGAGTTGCACGACCGGATGGGACGCGGTGCTGTGCAACACTAAGCCTTcggtattaatattatcgaCGGAGCTTCGAGGAGGTCGGGCTGCAGAATCATGCGGCAACGCAGCCCAGAAAAGTGTGCGGTATGATGTACAGTTAGGTCAAGACGAAGAGATAAAACATAGCAGTATCCAGGGTGACCAATCCAAAACGGAAAATCGAAACTATCCGACCTGGTCTGCGAAATAAAAAGCggtattaaagatattatgtGTCGAAATCGGCTCAATGCAATAAACCCAGCATGTCGTCAAATGTACTAACGCCGTTCGTAAATAGATGCAAGAAGTGGATGCTGTATATGCAGGGAGGTGGGTGCAAAATGGCGGTCGACTGGCTTAAGCACTGAGCATATGTCTGCCAGACTCGACATCGGCGATGGGCGACGCCAAAGACTCTCCTTCCCAGGTGTAGTGGTCGTCCACCGGGCTCAGGGAGCcagaagagatggaggatgacgatcCAACCGTCCACTCATCGCTGTCAAGGTTGAAGTCGCCGTCGTAGGCAGCCAAGTCGTAGCCATATTCGCGAGCAGAATCTCCGATCTCCACGTAGTCATAGTCCCAGCGGAAAGTCTTGTCGCTCTGGACGCGCGGGAGGAATCGGGTCTTGGCGAAGTAGAATGCAACCGTAGCCAGGAGGCCACCACCGACCAAATCCACTGCATAGTGGTGCGACAGGTACATGGTTgcccaccacatccacaggGTGTAAGTCACGAACAAGGGCTTCAGCCGCGGGAAGACATGGCTCATGAACAAAGCGGCCAGAGTCGAGTCCGCAGCGTGCAGAGAGGGGAAAGCACCGAACACGACAGGGGACTGCCTGAAGCCCGAGGTGTACAGGTCGATTCCGAAAAGCTTGTCGATGCGAGCAAGACCCGCGGGGTTACCCGGCATGGAGTAGTCGGCCGGTGCCAGCCCGTAGAGGTTCTCGTACCACGGAGGCGAGCAGGGGAAAAACAGCTGGATGGCGACAGCAGTCATGCTGATGTAACCGAACGTCCGTGCAAAGAGGGGAGTCGTGCCGGGAGGACCGAAAATGAACATGATGAGCGAGCAGACAAATGGTGCGCCATAGTGACAAATGCCATAAGGCAGCCACGCCAGCACGTCCAAGACAACGTTCTGATGAGCAGACAGAATGTTGCTGATGTTCGCTCCGTAGAGGATGTTTTCCAGGGCCGGAAGCACGCGGACCCAGATAGCCGGGCGCCAATCGCTTGGAACGAATCTATTTCAAACAGCGTCAGTTCCCAACTTTCTCTCAAAACTCCAGCATACTGCGATCTGAAAGGGTGGTTGACTTACTGGCAGGcgtagaagaagatcagccaCCCCGCAATTGGAAGGAACGGCAAGAAGAATTGGCGTGTAATCGGGAGtaggagagaaaggagaagcAGGGTAAACATCGCCGTCTTCCCCAAAGGCCCAGGAGATCCCATCACACTCAGGGAGAAGATCAGAAGGATCAGCAGGAGCAAGTATTGAAAATCATATAGCGTCCAACGATGGCTCTGCAGTGATCGGAGCGTATCCATGGGCGAAAAGGACGTTTGCAGAGACGATATCGAAGATGTCGGAGAAAGCCTGCTGCGAAGCTTGGAGCGAATCTTCCGTCGCATGCGATGCGGGACGAGGAGCTGGATCGACCGCCATGGTACCTGGATCTGAAGCTTGCCGAACTGATTCTGCGTGCGGTCCTTCCAAGAAGGAAGGGTGGAATTCATCTCGGCGGCTAGTCACGTCTGGAAACCCCCGTGGAATCTTCGATAGTCAGGAAATCCCAGCACTTTAGGCGTAGCTGAAGGGAAGAATGTCGCCAGTCTTGAGGTTCGAGATGGTCAAAGGAAGCGCCGGGCGGAGTCGGCGGAAAGGGGGATTCGGGGCGTCAACGTGACAGAAGCTGAAAGGGGCGGCGCCTGGAACAAAACGTTTCGATCGCTGGCTGGCTCAAGGCCCGACAGGCGTTTGGTGAAGGCGGAGAAATACCAGATTGGAGGGATCCAGTAATGAAGTGGAAGCGCAGGCTCCGGTCTCCAGCGGCCAAACGAGGATATTCGGGGACGGTCACGTTGCAAGGGTTACTCTGACGCAAGGCGGACAGTAAGGGCGAGAGAGGAAACCAAGAACGAGGGAGACGTGTTTGCGAGGGGCGCAAATGGCCACGGAGCCGGAGGGTCgacgaaggaagagagattggggagaaagaggaggaggaggagcggaAGTATAGGcgggaggaatggaaggaaaagaaaagaagaaacggaagagaaagaggaagagaagaagggaacaATGGATGGGATATGAGGATTTTGCAGGTTCTCGATCAGCAAGACAGACGACGGGGCGGACGGCGACGGGTACGGGGGCTTACGGGGCCTGACTGGGAAGTCGTACTCGTATTACCGGTTTGGCCCCGTATCATGTCGTCACTGCTATCCCTAATCAGGGTCGTCCGGGTAAAGCCACTAGCCCGCTTTTAGTCATGGGAAAGGAGGCCTTCCCCTGTTGGCTCTAGCGCGCATCGGTGGTGCCTCGGTGCGCTGGACAGGCAGATCCGAGGTGCCTGAGAGAACCAAGGTCCAACCTTTTTCATATTGCAGAAATTTTCTTCATGGTCGGGCAACGGAGTCCGCTACAACCGAACTGCGGGTGAGGCTAAAAATCGAAAAAGATGGGTACAAACAAGCATAAGCCTTGTCTTGTTCTGCCTGACAAGGCATAATGTAAACGGATCCAAACAGCAGCTCTCGGAGAAGTCGGGATATACTACGGAACATGCAGGCtagtagttactactacgGATTTTGGCTGACACCGAGTAGCCGGAGACACAAGACATAAATCTTCTCCGCAAGGAGTGACCTATGAGACACGCTCGCTGGTGACACGCAGGTTCCAAATGAATCTTACACATCACATTAATATGATTAAGATAGTGAAGAGAGGGGGCAGGAGTCTCGAGGGGAATGGAATAAGCAAACCTCAAAATCCAAATAAACAATGAAAAATATCACTCAGCGAGACGCCCAATTCAGACCATCCCAGCCAAACTTCCGGACGCTCATTTCATGGGATTCCGGACTGCCCCTGATGATTGGTCTTGGAAGCTCCACCCGCAAGCCATCCGCAGCCAATTGGAAGCAGTGGATCTCCAGAACCAATTTCGCTTAACCCACAACGGTCTCACAGTCAGCAGCATCCGACCAAAGAAATCACCGATTACCCTGCAGCCAAGACCCGCTGTCCCTGAATAGTCTGGTTGGTCACAATATCATCCTGCGCATTATGCGCATTATCaaatctcctccttcttacCCTGCGGAAGCTGGGGCACGATCGGACCCGGCATCGACACGATGCCATGTTGCTGGTGTGGGTTTTCGCACCTGTCTAGCTAGCTGGCTGACCGGCTGGCAAGGCTTATACGGAGTCCATGTGCCGGGATTGCCGTGTGAATTCCCACTCTCAAAGGGAACAATCGGGGGAGTGTTGGCAAGAGCCCATTCCTCCCCCGGATATCAATCGGTAATCTAAACTTCCGGATCCCGCTTTGCTTCATAAGTAGATAGTACGAGATAGTAGTCTGGGCTCGGAAGACTCGAAAATTCGAATCTTGACCTTTGTCCAAACAGAGTAGCTAGCGGCTATGGAGCTCAGACGGATAGACAGGACCGTACGACCCATGACTGGGTCAAGCAGCTCGGACGATAGCCGCGTGCCCAGCCCGACCTGATATTTGCTATCTAGACTAGCTATACAGTGATCAGCCAACAGGTGCTTTTTGTTGAGGGATTGTCCAGTGGCGCGCCCCCTCCGTCCTGCACAAAAGTCTAACAGGGCTAGTCGCTCAACCAGccatctttctttcaacACGAAACAGCCTGCGCCTGTCATATGCCCGATCTAACGCTCTCGAGGCAcgcactgctgctgctgtaaGAAAAAAGCGCGCGTTGATGAGAGGGACCACGCATGcgcctccccctccgtcatCCGCTACATTACTACCTAGTAGTACCTACATAGTAGAGACAGTTACTTGCTCCATAGT of Aspergillus luchuensis IFO 4308 DNA, chromosome 7, nearly complete sequence contains these proteins:
- the IPC1 gene encoding phosphatase PAP2 family protein (COG:I;~EggNog:ENOG410PJZF;~InterPro:IPR026841,IPR000326;~PFAM:PF01569,PF14378;~TransMembrane:8 (i77-96o102-120i127-144o185-207i214-233o281-301i308-324o330-348i)) codes for the protein MNSTLPSWKDRTQNQFGKLQIQVPWRSIQLLVPHRMRRKIRSKLRSRLSPTSSISSLQTSFSPMDTLRSLQSHRWTLYDFQYLLLLILLIFSLSVMGSPGPLGKTAMFTLLLLSLLLPITRQFFLPFLPIAGWLIFFYACQFVPSDWRPAIWVRVLPALENILYGANISNILSAHQNVVLDVLAWLPYGICHYGAPFVCSLIMFIFGPPGTTPLFARTFGYISMTAVAIQLFFPCSPPWYENLYGLAPADYSMPGNPAGLARIDKLFGIDLYTSGFRQSPVVFGAFPSLHAADSTLAALFMSHVFPRLKPLFVTYTLWMWWATMYLSHHYAVDLVGGGLLATVAFYFAKTRFLPRVQSDKTFRWDYDYVEIGDSAREYGYDLAAYDGDFNLDSDEWTVGSSSSISSGSLSPVDDHYTWEGESLASPIADVESGRHMLSA
- a CDS encoding phospholipid:diacylglycerol acyltransferase (COG:I;~EggNog:ENOG410PGW1;~InterPro:IPR003386,IPR029058;~PFAM:PF02450;~TransMembrane:1 (i52-70o);~go_function: GO:0008374 - O-acyltransferase activity [Evidence IEA];~go_process: GO:0006629 - lipid metabolic process [Evidence IEA]), giving the protein MLRRRVAKDKDGASASPSPSDSRDIPDSTASAQKKPKGESFVTKPRSKRRNGLIFVLGGLFGVLVAVLFANQQDVISLDSIMDLNLESLMDVMPQGLLSDVREFTQHERDTVNYDSFSVGLHLQAEGVHAKHPIVMIPGVISTGLESWGTDANSRQYFRRRLWGSWSMMRALVLDKTEWKNHIMLDKETGLDPPGIKLRAAQGFDATDFFITGYWIWNKILENLATIGYDPTNAFTAAYDWRLSYPNLERRDQYFSRLKSYIETAVQVGGEKVTLASHSMGSQVVLYFLKWVEHPDHGAGGRDWVNNHIANWINISGCMLGAVKGLTAVLSGEMRDTAQLNAFAVYGLEKFLSKEERAEIFRAMPGISSMLPKGGEAVWGNATWAPDDLPDQSQSFGTVLNFRETNSSHTSKNMTVTESLNYLFDESESWYRDQVLSSYSHGVAHTAREVEENENNPRTWLNPLEARLPLAPDLKIYCFYGVGKPTERSYYYQEERDPLVNLNVSIDTTVTNNDGVDHGVLMGEGDGTVNLLSTGYMCAKGWRMKRYNPAGVQVKVFEMPHEPDRFSPRGGPNTGMPQKPPLASPFPPFRRIISDMREYIGDHVDILGRASLNDLILRVAGGQGDQIEETFVSRIKEYADRVQVFDDE